A stretch of Paenibacillus mucilaginosus 3016 DNA encodes these proteins:
- a CDS encoding AraC family transcriptional regulator: protein MPSSKRTYTPAPSAVPGMELKLYYCGAEDCTPGHSWGPGLKDHYKIHLVRRGRGIFRRGGRTYAVTAGQGFLIRPQDVAYYEADADEPWSYAWAAFNGLQADSFLSRAGLGPESPVFTCSDEESGGLWRLIEEMIGAGSRPASRDLRLLSSLYALLGGLVDRAENARNTVLPGGGSPAGEGYVARAVAFIETNYSRSMTVEELAAELGLDRKYAARLFKEALGVPPRQFLLQYRMEQAGLLLRRESLSVAEVAHSVGYRDPLLFSRMFKKVKGCSPQAYRNR from the coding sequence ATGCCATCCAGCAAACGAACGTATACCCCCGCTCCTTCCGCCGTCCCCGGCATGGAGCTCAAATTATATTACTGCGGCGCGGAGGACTGTACTCCCGGACACTCCTGGGGCCCGGGGCTCAAGGATCATTACAAAATCCACCTGGTCCGCCGCGGCCGGGGAATCTTCCGCCGGGGCGGACGGACCTATGCCGTCACGGCCGGCCAAGGCTTCCTGATCCGGCCTCAGGATGTGGCTTACTACGAAGCGGATGCGGACGAGCCCTGGAGCTATGCATGGGCCGCCTTCAACGGACTGCAGGCGGACAGCTTCCTGAGCCGGGCGGGGCTCGGTCCCGAATCGCCGGTATTCACCTGCTCCGATGAGGAGAGCGGCGGGCTCTGGCGGCTCATCGAGGAGATGATCGGGGCCGGCAGCCGGCCGGCCTCCCGGGACCTCCGGCTCCTGTCATCGCTGTATGCGCTGCTCGGCGGGCTGGTCGACCGGGCGGAGAACGCCCGGAACACCGTTCTCCCGGGAGGCGGCAGCCCGGCGGGAGAAGGCTATGTAGCCCGGGCGGTCGCCTTCATCGAGACCAACTACTCCCGCAGCATGACCGTGGAGGAGCTCGCCGCCGAGCTCGGCCTGGACCGCAAGTATGCGGCCCGGCTCTTCAAGGAAGCGCTCGGCGTTCCGCCGCGGCAGTTCCTGCTCCAGTACCGGATGGAGCAGGCCGGTCTGCTGCTGCGGCGCGAGAGCCTGTCGGTCGCGGAGGTCGCCCACTCGGTCGGCTACCGCGATCCCCTTCTCTTCTCGCGGATGTTCAAGAAAGTCAAGGGCTGCTCGCCTCAGGCCTACCGGAACAGGTGA
- the mgrA gene encoding L-glyceraldehyde 3-phosphate reductase has protein sequence MTYLAESNRYESMKYNRSGRSGLRLPAISLGLWHNFGGIDTYENGRAMVRRAFDLGITHFDLANNYGPPPGSAEENFGKILEQDLAPYRDEIIISTKAGYYMWPGPYGEWGSKKYLISSLDQSLKRMGLDYVDIFYHHRPDPNTPLEETMSALDLVVRQGKALYVGISNYRPEEAKEAIGILRRLGTPCLIHQPSYSMLNRWVEDGLLDVLEEEGVGSIAFSPLHKGILTDRYLNGIPSDSRAAGPSVFLRPEELTDSVLGKVRELNAIAQERGQKLSQMALAWVLRGGRVTSALIGASKVSQIEDAVGAVANLEFSGEELERIERILQG, from the coding sequence ATGACGTACCTGGCCGAATCGAACCGCTATGAATCCATGAAGTACAACCGCTCGGGCCGCAGCGGTCTGCGGCTGCCGGCCATCTCGCTTGGCCTGTGGCATAATTTCGGAGGGATCGATACGTATGAGAACGGCCGCGCGATGGTGCGTCGGGCCTTCGACCTCGGGATCACCCACTTCGACCTTGCGAACAACTACGGTCCGCCTCCCGGATCGGCCGAAGAGAACTTCGGGAAGATTTTGGAGCAGGACCTTGCACCATACCGCGATGAGATCATCATCTCGACCAAGGCCGGTTATTACATGTGGCCGGGACCTTACGGCGAGTGGGGCTCCAAGAAGTATCTCATCTCGAGCCTGGACCAGAGCCTGAAGCGGATGGGCCTCGACTATGTGGACATCTTCTACCATCACCGTCCGGACCCGAATACGCCGCTCGAGGAGACGATGTCCGCTCTCGATCTGGTCGTGCGCCAAGGCAAGGCGCTGTATGTCGGGATCTCGAACTACCGCCCCGAAGAGGCGAAGGAGGCGATCGGCATCCTGCGCCGTCTCGGCACGCCGTGCCTGATCCACCAGCCGAGCTACTCGATGCTGAACCGCTGGGTGGAAGACGGGCTGCTCGATGTGCTGGAGGAGGAAGGCGTAGGCAGTATTGCGTTCTCCCCGCTGCACAAGGGCATTCTAACCGACCGCTATCTGAATGGGATTCCAAGCGACTCCCGCGCGGCGGGGCCGAGCGTCTTCCTGCGTCCGGAGGAGCTGACGGACAGCGTGCTCGGCAAGGTCCGGGAGCTGAACGCCATTGCCCAGGAGCGAGGGCAGAAGCTGTCGCAGATGGCGCTCGCCTGGGTGCTGCGCGGCGGCCGGGTCACTTCGGCGCTGATCGGCGCGAGCAAGGTCAGCCAGATCGAAGACGCGGTAGGAGCGGTAGCGAATCTGGAGTTCAGCGGCGAAGAGCTGGAGCGGATCGAACGGATCCTGCAGGGATAG
- a CDS encoding MBL fold metallo-hydrolase: MRMERIDGLHGITFFPVWFPVNCYLVEEEAELTLIDAALPMSAKGILAAAERIGKPITRIVLTHAHDDHVGALDALHAALPDAKVLISARDARLLGGDRTLDPGEPQMPIRGGVPKGVQTRADITLADGDRIGSLQAVSVPGHTPGSMAFLDTRSGALIAGDAFQTRGGVAVSGRLVPWFPFPAFATWNKEAAVESARRLRDLKPSVLAVGHGRMLKQPLAAMDRAIQAAAAAR, from the coding sequence ATGCGTATGGAGCGCATCGATGGGCTGCACGGGATTACATTCTTTCCGGTATGGTTCCCTGTGAACTGTTACCTGGTGGAGGAAGAGGCGGAGCTGACGCTGATCGACGCGGCTCTGCCGATGAGCGCCAAGGGGATTCTGGCCGCGGCGGAGCGTATCGGCAAGCCGATCACCCGGATTGTACTGACGCACGCGCATGACGATCATGTCGGTGCGCTCGATGCGCTGCACGCCGCCCTGCCGGATGCGAAGGTCCTGATCTCCGCGCGGGATGCCCGGCTGCTCGGGGGTGACCGCACGCTGGACCCGGGCGAGCCGCAGATGCCGATCCGCGGCGGTGTCCCCAAGGGGGTGCAGACCCGCGCGGACATCACGCTGGCCGACGGGGACCGGATCGGCTCGCTGCAGGCCGTCTCTGTTCCGGGCCATACGCCGGGCTCGATGGCGTTCCTCGATACGCGGAGCGGGGCGCTGATCGCAGGCGATGCCTTCCAGACACGCGGAGGGGTCGCGGTATCCGGCAGGCTCGTGCCCTGGTTTCCCTTCCCGGCCTTCGCCACCTGGAATAAAGAAGCCGCGGTGGAGAGTGCCCGCCGCCTCCGGGACCTGAAGCCGTCGGTGCTCGCGGTAGGCCATGGACGGATGCTGAAGCAGCCGCTGGCCGCGATGGACCGGGCGATACAAGCCGCAGCTGCGGCACGGTAA
- a CDS encoding TetR/AcrR family transcriptional regulator: MGRAGLDSGSVLQAAAALADREGYEGVTLAALAAELGVKTPSLYNHISGLPGLRKELAVYGLVQLRHRLAEAVAGKAGSRAVHATGLAYVEFARRHPGLYEGIMRAPDVMDAEVEAAGDALLHLLLQVLDAYGLEREDALHTVRGLRSLLHGFATLEMRGGFGMSLDNNKSLDLLLRTYLAGLEQSVQAAEAGP; this comes from the coding sequence ATGGGAAGAGCAGGACTGGACAGCGGCAGCGTCCTTCAGGCTGCGGCAGCACTCGCTGACCGCGAAGGATATGAAGGCGTGACCCTCGCCGCACTTGCGGCTGAGCTGGGGGTCAAGACGCCGTCGCTGTATAACCACATCTCCGGCCTGCCGGGGCTGCGGAAGGAGCTTGCGGTCTACGGGCTGGTGCAGCTCCGCCACAGGCTGGCCGAAGCGGTGGCCGGCAAGGCGGGGAGCAGGGCCGTCCATGCGACGGGACTCGCTTATGTGGAGTTCGCGCGCCGGCACCCCGGCCTGTACGAGGGCATTATGCGGGCTCCCGATGTCATGGATGCGGAAGTCGAAGCGGCCGGAGATGCCCTGCTGCATCTGCTGCTGCAGGTGCTGGATGCCTACGGCCTGGAGCGGGAAGACGCCCTGCACACGGTCCGGGGGCTGCGCAGCCTGCTGCACGGCTTTGCGACGCTGGAGATGCGGGGCGGATTCGGGATGAGCCTGGACAACAACAAGAGCCTGGATCTGCTGCTCAGGACCTATTTGGCGGGATTGGAGCAATCGGTTCAAGCGGCGGAAGCGGGACCTTAA
- a CDS encoding LTA synthase family protein: MRRSLDTKGQPKSSRSKLARAGRNGVILSALLIVPVLLVFGMEFIQRGSWEDTWTWISGNRYLFALNAVMTFLVFSLLYSLIGSLLPAVGVSTLLLMLVSMISYFKQKLIGEPFFPWDIFLNKESMNILPLVTSKAAMVRLGAVFGTVILIFLLSRWVPRLRPRPVTRLSLALMSLFILHSFGVQSPWTLKVMSAAGANEIVWNQGQNYGTNGLSLAFTMNVKNTIVPKPPGYSEMSIASMAERLNELVGASKAKAAAGEKPNVVFIMNEAFWDPTLLPGVKFSEDPLPTVHRLQEESTSGYLLSPQFGGGTSNVEFEVLTGQSMSFLPAGSVPYQQYISKPIMSMASYFKGQGYRSAAIHSYEGWFWNREQVYKHMGFDSFLSKEGMTSPEYKGAFISDDEVSRSILKEIDTNEEPTFIYAVTMQNHGPYDDKRYGETEISVEGELTDSARDVLQTYTQGIRDADRSLQLLIDSLEKSGEPTVIVFFGDHLPMMGYDYDVYVQSNFIHTGKAEQWSLEEQKRMHSVPFVMWSNTDLPKEEVPVLSNSFLSAYVLDQLDLPIPAAWAYNVELAKKTPGLLRSLVVDSNQGLHTKVPPSAEEDVEKYRELQYDEMFGKQYLAKYTESHGLTRHEGPVPGEDTAYAASERAAP, encoded by the coding sequence ATGCGTCGTTCTTTGGACACCAAAGGACAGCCAAAGTCATCACGATCGAAGCTTGCCCGCGCGGGAAGAAACGGTGTCATTCTGTCGGCACTGTTGATCGTACCGGTTCTCTTGGTCTTTGGCATGGAATTCATTCAGCGGGGCAGCTGGGAGGACACCTGGACGTGGATCTCCGGCAACCGCTACCTGTTCGCGCTTAACGCGGTCATGACCTTCCTGGTCTTCAGTCTGCTCTACAGCCTCATCGGCAGCCTGCTGCCGGCGGTAGGGGTCAGCACACTGCTGCTTATGCTCGTCTCGATGATCTCGTACTTCAAGCAGAAGCTGATCGGCGAGCCCTTTTTTCCATGGGACATTTTCCTCAACAAAGAAAGCATGAACATTCTGCCGCTCGTTACCTCGAAGGCGGCGATGGTCCGGCTCGGGGCGGTATTCGGCACCGTGATCCTGATCTTCCTGCTCTCGCGGTGGGTGCCGCGGCTTCGTCCGCGTCCCGTTACGCGTCTGTCTCTGGCGCTCATGAGCCTGTTCATTCTCCATTCCTTCGGTGTGCAGTCGCCCTGGACACTCAAGGTGATGAGCGCAGCCGGAGCCAATGAGATCGTATGGAACCAGGGACAGAACTACGGGACGAACGGTCTCTCCCTGGCCTTCACCATGAATGTCAAAAATACGATTGTCCCCAAGCCCCCGGGCTACAGTGAGATGTCGATCGCTTCCATGGCCGAACGTCTCAATGAATTGGTAGGCGCTTCCAAAGCGAAAGCCGCTGCGGGCGAGAAACCCAACGTGGTCTTTATCATGAACGAAGCGTTCTGGGACCCTACGCTGCTGCCCGGCGTCAAGTTCAGCGAGGATCCGCTTCCGACCGTCCACCGCCTGCAGGAGGAATCGACGTCAGGCTATCTCCTGTCGCCTCAGTTCGGCGGAGGCACAAGCAACGTGGAATTCGAGGTGCTCACAGGCCAGTCGATGAGCTTCCTTCCAGCCGGTTCGGTGCCGTACCAGCAGTATATCTCGAAGCCGATCATGAGCATGGCCAGCTACTTCAAGGGGCAGGGCTACCGCAGTGCGGCGATTCATTCCTACGAGGGCTGGTTCTGGAACCGGGAGCAGGTGTACAAGCATATGGGCTTTGACAGCTTCCTGAGCAAGGAGGGGATGACGAGTCCCGAGTACAAGGGGGCGTTCATTTCGGACGACGAGGTGTCGCGCAGCATCCTGAAGGAGATCGACACCAACGAGGAACCGACGTTCATCTACGCGGTGACGATGCAGAATCACGGCCCCTATGACGACAAAAGATATGGGGAAACGGAGATTTCGGTGGAAGGCGAGCTGACCGACAGCGCCCGCGATGTGCTGCAGACCTATACGCAGGGCATCCGTGACGCCGACCGCAGCCTTCAGCTGCTCATCGACTCGCTGGAGAAGTCGGGGGAGCCTACGGTCATCGTATTCTTCGGCGATCACCTGCCGATGATGGGGTACGATTACGACGTCTATGTCCAGTCGAACTTCATTCACACCGGCAAGGCCGAGCAGTGGTCGCTTGAGGAACAGAAGCGCATGCACAGCGTTCCGTTCGTGATGTGGTCCAATACCGACCTGCCGAAGGAAGAAGTGCCGGTGCTCAGCAATTCCTTCCTGAGCGCGTACGTGCTGGACCAGCTGGACCTGCCGATACCGGCGGCTTGGGCCTATAATGTGGAGCTGGCGAAGAAGACGCCGGGGCTGCTGCGGTCCCTTGTGGTGGACTCGAATCAGGGACTGCACACGAAGGTGCCGCCATCGGCCGAGGAAGACGTGGAGAAATACCGCGAGCTTCAATATGACGAGATGTTCGGCAAGCAGTATCTTGCCAAATATACGGAGTCTCACGGACTGACCCGCCATGAAGGGCCGGTTCCGGGAGAGGACACGGCTTACGCCGCAAGCGAACGGGCAGCCCCTTAA
- a CDS encoding PTS mannitol transporter subunit IICB, whose translation MSTTATQPASAGGGIRVKVQRFGRFLSGMVMPNIGAFIAWGLITALFIPTGWFPNEDLAKLVGPMITYLLPILIGYTGGTMIHGARGGVIGAVTTMGVIIGTDIPMFLGAMIVGPFAAWVLKQFDRAVEGRIRSGFEMLVNNFSAGIIGALLAVIAYLFVGPVVQVFSKALASGVQGLVNAGLLPLANVLIEPAKILFLNNAINHGVLSPIALDQAAKTGQSMLFMLESNPGPGLGILLAYWLVGRGSVKQSAPGAVIIHFFGGIHEIYFPYILMNPRLILAVIAGGITGTFTFGLFHAGLVAPPSPGSIFAFMAMAPKGGLLPVFSGVLTGAAASFAVAALLLKTTKQEEQEESLEQAAARMKEMKGTQPAAAVPAAEAAAASEAAAAPEVSRKAKEDVRKIVFSCDAGMGSSAMGASILRKKLKDAGADVTVINTAISEIPGDADIVITHRSLTDRAKAQAPKAEHISIDNFMKSPEYDELTKRLA comes from the coding sequence ATGAGTACAACAGCAACACAGCCGGCTTCTGCCGGTGGCGGCATTCGAGTGAAGGTACAGCGGTTTGGCCGCTTTTTGAGCGGCATGGTGATGCCGAATATCGGCGCATTCATCGCATGGGGGCTGATCACGGCCCTGTTCATCCCGACAGGCTGGTTCCCGAACGAGGATCTGGCGAAGCTCGTCGGACCGATGATCACCTACCTGCTCCCGATCCTCATCGGGTATACGGGGGGTACGATGATTCACGGGGCGCGCGGCGGCGTAATCGGGGCGGTGACCACCATGGGGGTGATCATCGGCACGGATATCCCGATGTTCCTCGGGGCGATGATCGTCGGCCCCTTCGCGGCCTGGGTCCTGAAGCAGTTCGACCGGGCGGTGGAAGGCAGGATCCGTTCCGGCTTCGAGATGCTCGTCAACAACTTCTCCGCCGGCATCATCGGCGCTCTGCTGGCCGTGATCGCTTACCTGTTCGTCGGTCCGGTCGTGCAGGTGTTCAGCAAGGCACTGGCGTCCGGTGTGCAGGGTCTGGTCAATGCGGGGCTGCTGCCTCTGGCCAACGTGCTGATCGAGCCGGCCAAGATTCTCTTCCTGAACAACGCGATCAACCACGGCGTCCTGAGCCCGATCGCACTCGATCAGGCGGCCAAGACCGGCCAGTCGATGCTGTTCATGCTCGAATCGAATCCAGGCCCGGGCCTCGGGATTCTGCTGGCTTACTGGCTCGTCGGCCGCGGGAGCGTCAAGCAGTCCGCGCCGGGAGCGGTGATCATCCATTTCTTCGGCGGTATTCATGAGATCTATTTCCCTTACATTCTGATGAACCCTCGCCTGATCCTCGCGGTCATCGCAGGCGGCATTACAGGCACCTTCACCTTCGGCCTGTTCCATGCCGGGCTTGTCGCTCCTCCATCGCCGGGCAGTATCTTCGCCTTCATGGCCATGGCGCCGAAGGGCGGTCTCCTGCCGGTGTTCAGCGGGGTGCTGACCGGTGCGGCGGCTTCCTTCGCTGTGGCGGCGCTGCTGCTCAAGACCACGAAGCAGGAAGAGCAGGAAGAGAGCCTGGAGCAGGCGGCGGCCCGCATGAAAGAAATGAAGGGCACCCAGCCGGCGGCAGCCGTACCTGCTGCAGAGGCTGCAGCGGCATCCGAAGCGGCGGCGGCTCCTGAGGTGTCCCGCAAGGCCAAGGAAGACGTACGCAAGATCGTATTCTCCTGCGATGCGGGTATGGGTTCGAGCGCCATGGGCGCCTCGATTCTGAGAAAGAAGCTGAAGGACGCCGGTGCCGACGTCACGGTGATCAACACGGCGATCAGTGAGATTCCGGGGGATGCGGACATTGTCATCACCCACCGGTCGCTGACGGACCGGGCCAAGGCTCAGGCGCCGAAGGCGGAGCACATTTCGATCGATAATTTCATGAAAAGCCCGGAATACGACGAGCTGACGAAGCGGCTCGCCTAG
- a CDS encoding BglG family transcription antiterminator, with protein sequence MRVSTRQRQIIQLLLLRSDGITAGEIAEEIKVSTRTVHRELDELEAVLAEYGVELLKKAGKGLLLQAPGEELEALHRRLFEAVPEDYTAEDRKALILFMLLQAEEPVKLFALAHSLKVTVPTVTNDLDELEGWLARSGLTLVRRRGYGVELTGEEDGLRSMLSLLAMQHLDEADLFGRPEDLAREPVKRRLLELIGRPHLKAAEDALWAADRLWLKLLAEHEYARLLIRMSVMLGRIREGRQIREVRQEQQLPEHLLKLAEELSPALGGLPPEEVRYLAGLLQLADTPDRHGLVPEANPGSMDLAKRLVSALEAELQAGFGEDRQLLEGLTSHLESALPRIREGFQIRNPLLSQIRRDYDRLFVQIREAADTVLPGLPIPDEEIGFLVMHFGASLERLKSLRRSVRAIIVCTSGIGSSKMLAIRLNKELPQVEIISHASWYEAVRIPEEEYDLIISTVDLPLEEHRYIKLSPLLTTEESERLRRFIREVTLQRGPGRGGVGSPPAESLERLHRLQAYLNEIVSIVDQFRVHGPLEARGGLRGILEEACGRVRQRAEITDLPAVVELLLERQKMSSQVIPDTGIALFHTRSGQIGTPSFTLFTLQEELPLKSGEGAGVKHLLLMLGPRELSKESLEVLSEISSFLLDAEFVELLKQGSEEEIRLELSTKLTEFFESIYKTDKRRIIR encoded by the coding sequence ATGCGTGTCTCTACGAGACAACGACAGATCATACAACTGCTGCTGCTCCGCAGCGACGGCATCACCGCCGGCGAGATTGCGGAGGAAATCAAAGTGAGCACGCGAACGGTTCACCGGGAGCTGGATGAGCTGGAGGCCGTGCTCGCGGAGTACGGGGTGGAGCTGCTGAAAAAAGCGGGGAAGGGCCTGCTGCTTCAGGCTCCCGGAGAAGAGCTGGAGGCGCTCCACCGGCGGCTGTTCGAAGCGGTCCCCGAGGATTATACCGCCGAGGACCGGAAGGCCCTGATCCTGTTCATGCTGCTTCAGGCCGAAGAACCCGTGAAGCTGTTCGCACTGGCCCACAGCCTGAAGGTGACCGTGCCTACGGTTACGAATGACCTGGACGAACTCGAGGGCTGGCTTGCGCGGAGCGGGCTGACCTTGGTCCGCCGCAGGGGATACGGGGTGGAGCTGACCGGGGAGGAGGATGGCCTGCGCAGCATGCTCTCCCTGCTGGCGATGCAGCACCTCGATGAGGCGGACCTGTTCGGGCGCCCGGAGGACCTGGCCCGGGAGCCGGTGAAGCGCCGGCTGCTCGAGCTGATCGGCAGGCCGCATCTGAAGGCGGCGGAGGATGCGCTGTGGGCGGCCGACCGCTTGTGGCTGAAGCTGCTAGCAGAGCACGAATACGCGCGCCTGCTCATCCGAATGTCGGTCATGCTCGGGCGAATCCGGGAGGGCCGGCAGATCCGTGAGGTCCGGCAGGAACAGCAGCTCCCGGAGCACCTGCTGAAGCTGGCCGAGGAGCTGTCCCCGGCCCTCGGCGGTCTGCCGCCGGAGGAGGTCCGCTATCTGGCCGGGCTCCTGCAGCTGGCGGACACCCCGGACCGCCACGGGCTGGTGCCGGAAGCGAATCCCGGCTCCATGGACCTGGCGAAGCGGCTGGTCTCGGCCCTCGAGGCGGAGCTGCAGGCAGGCTTCGGCGAAGACCGGCAGCTGCTCGAGGGGCTGACCAGCCATCTGGAGTCGGCCCTGCCGCGCATCCGCGAGGGCTTTCAGATCCGCAACCCGCTGCTCTCCCAGATCCGGCGGGACTATGACCGCCTGTTCGTGCAGATCCGGGAAGCGGCGGATACCGTCCTGCCGGGTCTGCCGATCCCGGATGAGGAGATCGGCTTCCTCGTGATGCATTTCGGCGCCTCGCTGGAGCGGCTGAAGTCGCTGCGGCGGAGCGTGAGGGCGATCATCGTCTGTACGAGCGGCATCGGCTCCTCCAAGATGCTCGCCATCCGCCTCAACAAGGAGCTGCCGCAGGTGGAGATCATCAGTCATGCTTCCTGGTACGAAGCGGTCCGGATTCCGGAGGAGGAGTATGACCTTATCATCTCGACAGTGGATCTTCCGCTGGAAGAGCACCGCTACATTAAGCTCAGCCCGCTCCTGACCACAGAGGAATCGGAGCGTCTGCGCCGGTTCATCCGGGAGGTCACCCTGCAGCGGGGCCCCGGCCGCGGCGGTGTGGGGAGTCCTCCGGCCGAATCGCTGGAGCGTCTGCACCGTCTGCAGGCTTACCTGAATGAAATCGTGTCGATCGTCGACCAATTCCGGGTGCATGGACCGCTGGAGGCTCGCGGCGGGCTGCGCGGGATCCTGGAGGAGGCCTGCGGGCGTGTGAGACAGCGGGCGGAGATCACCGATCTGCCTGCGGTGGTGGAGCTTCTGCTGGAGAGACAGAAGATGAGCAGCCAGGTGATTCCCGATACAGGCATTGCGCTGTTCCACACGAGGAGCGGGCAGATCGGGACGCCTTCCTTCACGCTGTTCACCCTGCAGGAGGAGCTCCCGCTGAAATCCGGCGAAGGGGCCGGTGTGAAGCACCTGCTGCTCATGCTCGGTCCCCGGGAGCTGTCCAAGGAGAGCCTCGAGGTGCTCAGCGAGATCAGCTCGTTCCTGCTGGATGCGGAATTCGTTGAGCTTCTGAAGCAGGGGAGCGAGGAAGAGATTCGCCTGGAATTGTCGACGAAGCTGACGGAATTTTTTGAGAGTATTTATAAAACGGATAAGAGGAGAATCATACGATGA
- a CDS encoding PTS sugar transporter subunit IIA → MSILSPNKVLLNAKAQDKTEAIRIAGQLLVDAGHAAPGYIEKMLEREEALSTYMGGGLAIPHGTKDSKEMISSAGLSIVLFPDGVDFGGDEPAHLVIGIAAAGSDHLGILTNVAMICSDEANMEQILKASSKEEIIRIFEEGMGE, encoded by the coding sequence ATGAGCATACTGTCACCGAATAAAGTGCTGCTGAACGCCAAGGCCCAGGACAAAACGGAAGCGATCCGCATAGCCGGGCAGCTGCTGGTCGATGCCGGCCACGCCGCCCCGGGCTATATCGAGAAAATGCTGGAGAGGGAAGAGGCGCTGTCGACCTACATGGGCGGCGGCCTGGCCATTCCCCACGGCACCAAGGATTCCAAGGAAATGATCTCTTCGGCCGGATTGTCCATCGTCCTCTTCCCGGATGGCGTGGACTTCGGCGGCGACGAGCCGGCACATCTGGTCATCGGCATCGCGGCTGCGGGCAGCGACCATCTCGGCATTCTGACCAACGTGGCAATGATCTGCTCGGACGAAGCGAACATGGAGCAGATCCTGAAGGCGTCCTCCAAGGAGGAGATCATCCGGATCTTCGAGGAAGGGATGGGCGAATGA
- a CDS encoding mannitol-1-phosphate 5-dehydrogenase, protein MKAVHFGAGNIGRGFIGLLLSRAGYEVCFVDVNEMLVSELQHRGEYTVSLASDGRETYHVTGVTALHGGDTDRVAEAVAGADLVTTAVGVNILKHIAEGIAKGVKLRLQAGGGPQHLIACENAIGGSAQLQAHVFGYLSEEEQRLAEGRLAFPNAAVDRIVPLQHHEDPLHVTVEPFYEWVVDRSQTIPGLPEIPGVHYADGLEPYIERKLFTVNTGHCCAAYMGFLHGKSTIQESMADERIAAEVRAVLGETGRLLTAKHGFDAGEHQAYIEKTMERFRNPHLTDEVARVGRSPVRKLSPNDRLVRPALGLHDMDVRPAALARAMAAALKFRAEDDPEVQQIRAELEEHGLSAAVSRFTSLAADHPVHAIIVEQYEALSRELA, encoded by the coding sequence ATGAAGGCGGTCCATTTTGGGGCGGGGAACATCGGCCGCGGCTTCATCGGGCTGCTGCTGTCCCGCGCCGGCTATGAGGTGTGTTTCGTAGACGTCAATGAGATGCTGGTGTCCGAGCTGCAGCACAGAGGCGAATACACGGTCTCCCTGGCCAGTGACGGGCGGGAGACCTACCACGTGACGGGTGTAACCGCGCTGCATGGCGGAGACACGGACCGGGTCGCGGAAGCGGTGGCCGGGGCGGACCTCGTCACCACGGCGGTCGGCGTCAATATCCTGAAGCATATCGCCGAAGGCATTGCGAAGGGCGTGAAGCTCCGCCTGCAGGCCGGAGGCGGCCCGCAGCACCTGATCGCCTGCGAGAATGCGATCGGCGGCAGTGCGCAGCTCCAGGCGCATGTCTTCGGCTATCTGAGCGAAGAGGAGCAGCGGCTGGCCGAGGGCCGGCTCGCTTTCCCGAATGCGGCGGTCGACCGGATCGTGCCGCTGCAGCATCACGAGGACCCGCTTCACGTAACCGTGGAGCCGTTCTACGAGTGGGTCGTGGACCGTTCGCAGACGATCCCGGGTCTTCCGGAGATCCCGGGTGTGCATTACGCCGACGGACTCGAGCCCTACATCGAGCGGAAGCTGTTCACGGTCAACACCGGCCACTGCTGCGCCGCTTACATGGGCTTCCTGCACGGCAAATCGACGATCCAGGAGAGCATGGCCGATGAGCGCATCGCGGCCGAAGTGCGCGCCGTACTCGGCGAGACGGGCCGGCTGCTCACGGCGAAGCACGGCTTCGATGCGGGGGAGCACCAGGCTTACATCGAGAAGACGATGGAGCGCTTCCGCAACCCGCATCTGACCGATGAGGTCGCCCGGGTCGGCCGCTCCCCGGTCCGCAAGCTCTCGCCGAATGACCGTCTGGTCCGTCCGGCGCTGGGGCTGCATGACATGGACGTCCGTCCCGCGGCGCTGGCCCGGGCCATGGCGGCCGCGCTGAAGTTCCGGGCGGAGGATGACCCGGAAGTGCAGCAGATCCGGGCAGAGCTGGAGGAGCACGGCTTGTCCGCCGCGGTCAGCCGGTTCACTTCCCTTGCGGCGGACCATCCGGTGCACGCGATCATCGTCGAGCAGTACGAGGCGCTCAGCCGGGAGCTGGCGTAA